The DNA segment CAGAGTACTTGCGATCCCGGCAGCTGTATATTGTACTGCCATCAATGAGAATCCAACCCCAATGAATGGACCGAATATAACAGCTATAAGAGTCATGCTCATTCCTTTTTTGTCGTGTATGCTTTTATGTAACATTCCAAAGCCTTGATGTACCCACATTATTAATAAGAAAGCTAAAAATCCGGCAAGACATCTTATCATGTTAGCACTAAATGGTAGATAATTTTGTATTGATGGCAATATGTATGAAGGTGTATCTTTTATATAATAGTCTAGTCCTATTTTACTTAGAACCAGTCCAATGCCTTGTCCCATTCCTGCCCCTATACCGAATAGCACTCCACTTAGAGGTAATTTAAGCGTGATCTTTTTGCCGTCACCTCTTCCAAGCACGGAGATTGCAATTCCAAGTAGTGTCACTATCATTGCAATAATGCTGTTTACTGTTAAGTGCTGGCCCAATGTAAACCATGCCATGAATGCAGCAGCCATAGGTGCCAATGTCATAAATAACTGACCGTAACGCGAACCAATTGCAAGATAGCTCCTAAATAGGCAATAATCGCCCATTGCATAACCTACCAGCCCTGACAAAGTGAGCCACATCCATGCTCTTCCACTAGCGTATACAGGCATAAACTGTCCTGTAAATATCCACATTCCCAGTCCTGTAAGTATGAATGCGGCAGACATACGCCATACGTTAAGTGTGAATACACCTAGTCTTTTACTTGCTACTTCACTGGCAATGGCTGTTATAGTCCATGAGAATGCTACACCCATAGATATTATTTCACCTAAATACTGCATTACTTCTATTTATCTTTTTATCCTTTTACCTTTTTCTCTACACACTTACTATTTTGACTTGTATAACATTATATGTGTTAGACATTTTTTCTGAATTCAGAAATGTTCTTACCTGTCATTTTCTTAAAGAAACGACTAAATGTTGCCAAATCTTCAAATCCCAAAATATCACCTATTTCCTTTGCGCTCTTATTTGTATATAGAAGTAGTCGTTTAGCCTCCGCTTCTATTCTTTCGTGTATCACCCTTAATGGTGAAGGTAGCTCATAAGTTTCAAACAGATTGGCAAGAGTCTTTGGCGAACGGAAAAGCATTCCCGCATAATCCTGAACCCTTTTTTTATCTTTAAAGTTGTTATCTACTAGTACGTAGAATTTTCTTACAATATCCAAAGCTTTTTCACAATCTTTATTTATGCCATAGCGCATTCTCGCCATCCTTGTGCATATAATGATAAATCGTTTTAGCAAAATACGTAGCATTTCTTCTTGAAGCTTATCTGTAATAGAGCTCTCTTCAACGAATTCATCCATAGTACGGCAAAGTAATTCTGATTCTTTTTCAGAAAGTTTCAATGTCATTACATTGCTTGAACCATGAAAAAGAAAACCGTTGCACGACACTTCATCATCATGTCTGAACACACAATAGAAATTGCTGTTGAATAGAACAGTAAGGTATTCACCATTTACCGAATCTATGCTGATGTGATGAAGTGGCGTGAGCGGAATTATTTCATTTTTATGTAGTACTATCTTTACATGATCTATTTCTATTTTCAGTTCACCTTCCCTTACCCAAATAAATTTGTATAGTGAAGAATCTTTATTGAGTTTTTTGTTCTCATCAAAGCGAGATGTTATGGCAATAGTGCCATCCATTTTGGTACTGAACTGATAATCGATCATCAATGCGAATTATTAATTACTCCGCTAAGGTAGTATTTATTTTTCTAATAGCAACTTTTCTTTAATGATTTTATTTAGATCCCCTTTAAGCATAGCTCCTCTTGTGTAGAAAGGATCTCCTTTTTGGGGAACCCATAGCAGAGTTGGAATACTGCTCACTCCGAAAGCCTGTGCAAGATCCTCTTCCTGATCTACATCAACTTTGTATATTATTAGTTTTCCGTCATATTCTGTTGCCAGAGAGTCCATAATAGGTGCTAGCATTTTACATGGTCCACACCATGTAGCATAGAAATCTACGATACAAGGTACATCACCTTCATATTTCCACTGGTTGGGTGTTGCCTCATAGTTGCTTACTCTTTTTAGAAATTCTTCTTT comes from the Xylanibacter oryzae DSM 17970 genome and includes:
- a CDS encoding DMT family transporter; this encodes MQYLGEIISMGVAFSWTITAIASEVASKRLGVFTLNVWRMSAAFILTGLGMWIFTGQFMPVYASGRAWMWLTLSGLVGYAMGDYCLFRSYLAIGSRYGQLFMTLAPMAAAFMAWFTLGQHLTVNSIIAMIVTLLGIAISVLGRGDGKKITLKLPLSGVLFGIGAGMGQGIGLVLSKIGLDYYIKDTPSYILPSIQNYLPFSANMIRCLAGFLAFLLIMWVHQGFGMLHKSIHDKKGMSMTLIAVIFGPFIGVGFSLMAVQYTAAGIASTLMALTPILIIIPSHYIFGQPITVKGVLGAVVSVLGVSLFFLH
- a CDS encoding helix-turn-helix domain-containing protein, giving the protein MDYQFSTKMDGTIAITSRFDENKKLNKDSSLYKFIWVREGELKIEIDHVKIVLHKNEIIPLTPLHHISIDSVNGEYLTVLFNSNFYCVFRHDDEVSCNGFLFHGSSNVMTLKLSEKESELLCRTMDEFVEESSITDKLQEEMLRILLKRFIIICTRMARMRYGINKDCEKALDIVRKFYVLVDNNFKDKKRVQDYAGMLFRSPKTLANLFETYELPSPLRVIHERIEAEAKRLLLYTNKSAKEIGDILGFEDLATFSRFFKKMTGKNISEFRKNV
- the trxA gene encoding thioredoxin, whose amino-acid sequence is MRINKLTMVLMIILLSITACVGSGTKKTVKVKENNNMKVIHLTKEEFLKRVSNYEATPNQWKYEGDVPCIVDFYATWCGPCKMLAPIMDSLATEYDGKLIIYKVDVDQEEDLAQAFGVSSIPTLLWVPQKGDPFYTRGAMLKGDLNKIIKEKLLLEK